One Lentimicrobiaceae bacterium genomic window, TTCCGCTCATATTTGGATATGATGTTATACATGGTTACAAAACATTGTTTCCTGTACCGCTTGCTGAAGCTGCCAGTTTCGACCGTTCAATGATGGAAAAAAGTGCCCGAATTGCTGCTATTGAATCAGCAGCTAACGGCCTGCACTGGACATTTGCCCCAATGGTTGACATTTCGCGCGACCCAAGGTGGGGGCGCATCATGGAAGGGGCCGGCGAAGACGTTTATCTGGGCGAACAGGCAGCCATTGCCCGTGTTCACGGATTTCAGGGAAAAAATCTTTCTGATGCCAATACCATTGCAGCCTGCGCCAAACATTTTGCTGCATATGGAGCTGCCATCGGAGGCCGTGATTACAATGCTGTTGATATGTCGGAACGCCAATTGCGTGAAGTATATCTGCCACCTTACAAAGCAGCTGTTGATGCAGGTGTGGCAACCTTCATGTCATCATTTAACACACTGAACGGCATTCCGGCTTCAGGCAGCCGCTGGTTACAAACCGAAATCCTTCGACACGAATGGGGCTTTGATGGCTTTGTCGTTTCCGATTGGAATTCGCTGGGCGAAATGATGTTCCATGGCAATGTTGCTTCTGAATACGAGGTGGGATATCGGGGAGTTGATGCAGGGGTTGATATGGATATGGAAGGCCGTATTTACATCAATCAGGTAAAACAACTGCTTGATGATAAAAAAATCAGCATTACCCAGATTGACGAGATGGTAACCCGTGTTCTGCGGATTAAATTCAGACTCGGGCTGTTTGACAATCCTTTCCAGTATTGTGATAAACAAAAGGAGAAAGAATTAACCATGCACCCCGATCATCTGGCCGCTTCACGCGAAGTTGCTGAAAAGTCAATCGTTTTACTTAAAAACGAAAACAAAACACTCCCCATAACCAGCAACGTAAAGCGAATAGCTGTCATCGGGCCGCTTGCCAATGACAAGGATGCCCCTTTGGGCAACTGGCGTGGCAATGCTACCCCTAACACCGCTGTTTCGTTACTTGAAGGGATGAAAGCAACAGCGGGCAGCAACTATGAAATCATGTATGCTGAAGGTTGTAAACTTACAACCAATGAAGAGCTGAATTTCTTTACCCAGTTAGCAGTAAACACCACAGACCGCAGCGGGTTTGCCGAAGCAATTGCTACAGCTAAAAAAGCTGATGTTGTTGTTATGGCTTTAGGAGAAACAGCATATATGTCGGGAGAATGCCGAAGCTATGCTGATATCTCACTGAAAGGCTTGCAACTTGAGCTGCTACGCGAAATCAGAAAAACCGGCAAACCAATCATACTCACCCTTTTCACCGGGCGCCCCCTTGTTCTTACCGATGTGGTTGAACATACTGACGCCATTCTCAATTGCTGGCTGCTGGGCACTGAATCAGGCAATGCTATTGCCAATGTATTGTTTGGTAAATACAATCCATCAGGAAAGCTGCCTGCATCCTTCCCTTATCATGTTGGTCAGATACCAGTATATTACGAGCAAATGAATACCGGAAGACCTTACAATCCCAATCCGGAAGGATTTAGTTCCAAATACCGCGATATCCCCAATGCGCCTCTTTTTGCTTTTGGTTACGGATTAAGCTATACAACATTTGAATATAGCAACCTCAAACTGAGCGCTACAAAAATCAACTTGAATGAGAAGCTTACAGTAAAAGCCACTATCACCAATACAGGCGAATACAACGGCGAAGAAGTGGCTCAGCTTTATATCCGCGATGTGGTGGGTAATGGAGTTTCACGTCCTCTTCTGCAACTCAAGGGATTCGAAAAAATCATGATTGAGAAAGGTAGTAGCAAAGAAGTTACCTTTGATATTTCGCCCTCAGATCTCGCTTTCTTCAGAATGGATAATAAGTTTGCTCCTGAAGCCGGAAAATTCGAAGTATTCGTTGGAACTTCTTCTGACAATCTGAAGCTTAAAGGCGAATTTGACCTTGTTGAATAAACAAAGTCTGTTGTCCAATCGCAAATGAGAAACCAAATAATGTCCGGGCTAACTAAAGTGTATATAATGAAATAGCAAAGCCAGACAAAGCATCGGGGCTTGGATGGATAAACCATTTAAGCCCCGTAATTTTTCTAAAGAGTAGTGCTCACACCTCTTTTCATCATATGAAATCAGAATTTCATCAATATTCCATTCTGAAAAACACCAACTTTGTTGTACCGATCAATGTCAATATAAGGCTCTATGTTTAAAACACTTTCGTTTATTCTCTGTCTGCTTGTACCGGCATTTATAAGCGCTTCAAACCCACATGAGCACAAAATGGTGGCTCGTGGCGCCAAATTGGTAAAACTTGCCGGCGGGTTTGGATTTACTGAAGGGCCCATAGCTGACAAAACAGGCAATGTTTATTTTACTGATCAGCCAAACAATCAAATTCTCATTTGGACGATCAATCATGAATTGCTCACTTTTACGCAGAACTCAGGCAGGGCAAACGGGCTTTATTTTGACAAGCAGGGAAATCTTCTTTCGTGCTCCGACATGGAAAATGAATTATGGAGCTTTTCACCAGACAAAGTACATAAGGTATTAATTTCATCATTCAATGAGAAAAGGCTGAACGGACCCAACGATTTATGGATTCATCCTGATGGCAGCATTTACTTTACCGACCCTTTATATGTCCGCCCATATTGGACACGAAATTCAGAATCGGAACAGAATGGCGAATACGTTTACTATCTGTCGCCTGATTACAAGAATCTAAAACCTGTTTGCACGGATCTTGTAAAACCCAATGGCATTATTGGCACACCTGACGGAAAAAAGCTTTACGTGGCCGACATTGGAGCCAACAAAACTTACGTGTACAATATTTTGCCCGATGGCTCACTGCACAACAAAAGAGTTTTTGCGCCTATTGGTTCAGATGGAATGACCATTGACTGTAAGGGCAATATCTATGTAACCGGTGACGGCGTTACCATCTTTAACTCAAAAGGGAAAAAAATTGATCATATTGAAGTAGAAGCCAACTGGACAGCCAATGTTTGTTTTGGAGGCAAGGACATGAAAACCCTTTTCATTACTGCTTCTGAAAACCTCTATTCCATTGAAATGAAAGTAAAAGGGGTAAAATAAAACCATTATTGTGAAAAAGAGTCAGCACTGAGCTTCCCTAAAAAATTAGCGTCTACTTTTGCAAGCCAAATCAATATCCATGAAACACCTTTGCACCACTCTCAAAAAAAGCTTTCAGGGTAAAAATCTGAAACTGTTTACCCTGTCAAACGATAATAACGTTGAAGTAAAAATCACCAATTACGGAGCAACCATCACATCCATACGTACCCCGGATAACGAAGGGAATTTTGATGAAATTGCACTTGGCTTTGACAATCCGGAAGAATATCTTACTGATTTTTATATCAACAACTGCCCTTACTTTGGTGCCATTGCCGGCAGATATGCGAATCGTATAGCCAAAGGTCAACTGAATATAGAAGGAAAAACCTATCAGCTTGCCACCAATAACCTGGGCAATGCACTGCACGGTGGAATAAAAGGATTTGACAAACAGTTCTGGGACGGAAATCTGATTGCGGGAGAGAACTATGTTGGAGTTGAGCTCACCTATCTTAGCCCGCACCTTGAAGAAGGTTATCCGGGAAACTTATTTGTTAAAGTAATTTATATCCTTAACAATAAGAATGAGCTTGAAATACAATTCAATGCCACTACCGACGAAGCAACGGCTTTAAACCTGACTAACCACACTTATTTTAATCTTAGTGGTTGCCAAAGCCCGGTTACAGATCATTATCTTATCATAAACAGTAATCGCATGATAGAGGTTGACAACCTTATACCAACAGGGCAAATCATTGATATTTCGGGAACAGATTACGACTTTAGTCAGGAAAAACTTATTGGACTTGATATTGACAAACTTCCCATTGGGTATGATATCGGCTATGCAATTGATGCAGAACCAAATAAAGTTAAGTCTGCAGCTTATTTAAAAGACAAAAACAGTGGACGCACGCTTGAAATCTTAACCAGCGAACCCTCCATCCAACTGTATACCGGTTACTTTATTCCTGATGTTAAAGGACATAAAGGCAACAAATATGGCAAATATATGGGAGTGGCTCTTGAAACACAGCATTACCCCGATTCTCCTAACCACCCAAATTTCCCGGATACACAACTTCAACCAGGAGATACTTTCAGCAGCAAAACCATATTCCGATTCGGAACTTTGACAAAACAACAATAAAAACCGGATTGACTACTTTCAGATAACCGGCAGATTATTGTCTCAAGCTTAAAGCAAATCAGCATTTCAACATTTGATTCGGGTAAGTTATCTGACTTATGAAAATGGCATTGTGCATGAATTACACTGCCTGAAGCGGATGGATGATTATTTCGTAAGTTTGCATTATTATTCCCTTCACTGATGACTGCTGATTTTCTGAAAAAATATCGATTGTGGATTTTATTGCTGGTATCAGCAATAAGCCGCTTGTTCATTGCGGCCTTTACCGAACTGGGAAACGATGAGGTATATTATATCAATTACGCGCTATTTCCTGATTTAAGCCATTTTGACCACCCCCCAATGGTTGGCTGGTTCATCCAACTATTCAGCCTGAACCTGCTGTTCGAAAATGAGTTTTTTATACGACTTGGCGCTGTGGTTGCCGGCACGCTCAACACCTGGGCAATATACCTTATCGGAAAAAAAATAAAAGACGCACAAACAGGATGGTACGCTGCATTGCTCTACACTTCTTCATTCTATTGCTTTGTCATCGCCGGTATTTTTATCATGCCTGATGCGCCGCAATCTCTTTTCTGGTTGTTTTCTGTTTACTTTCTGCTGACAATTGCAAAAGAAGGTCCATTAAGCAGCAAAGCCCACAAAGCAATGCTTGGATTTGGCATTTCAGCCGGCCTGGCAATGCTATCAAAGTATACCTCAGTTTTCCTGTTTACAGGTGCAGGAATTTATATCATTATTTTCCAGCAAAGATGGCTGCGCCAATGGCAGCTTTATGCAACTATTCTCATTTCCCTGTTGTTATTCCTGCCTGTTATCATCTGGAACCTGCATTACAACTTCATCAGCTTTACATTTCACAGCGACAGGGTTGAAGTAATAAAAACAATACTCCGCCCCGACCTCTTTGCCATAGAGTTAGGAGGCCAGATTTTTTATAACAATCCAATTAATTTTGCACTTACTCTTTTAGGACTGACCGCATTTTTTAGAGGCAAGTTAACAGAACAGAAAGCTGAAATGAGGATGCTGATATCCATATCATTGCCTGTAATACTTCTGTTTCTCGGATTCTCATTATTCCGGCGCACTTTACCCCACTGGACCGGTCCGGCTTATATGACACTTATACCACTGGCAGCTCTCTATATCAGGACTTTAACCCACGAAGGATTAACCGGGAAATTATTTGCAAAACCAACCAAATATGCATTGATATTTCTTACAATTGTAATATCAGTGGCGCTGTTACAGATTCACGAAGGATGGTTTCTGAACAAAGGTATAAACGTCACAACAGGAAAAAGGCTCGGGATGAAAGACATAACCCTGGATATGTATGGCTGGAAACAGTTAAACAAAGGTTTTGAGTCTGTTTATAAACAGGATACAGCTACAGGTCATATGCGCAAAGATGCCATAATCCTTTCGCAACGCTGGTTTCCTGCGGCCAATCTTGACTATTATGTTGCCAGACCGCTTCATATGAAGTTACTGACCCTGGCTGAAGTTGAACGTACACATAAGTACGCCTGGATTACACAATATCGCGGAGGGTTTTATCAAGGCATGGATGCTTATTATTTCTCCTCCAGTTATGATTTCTCAGACCCAAATTCAATATATAAAGACTACTTTATCCGCATTGAACAACCCGATACGATTCCTGTATATAAAAACAACCGGCTGGTTATGTATCATTATGTGTGGCGGCTGCGGGGACTGCTGACCATACCACCCGACAAACTTACCGGTAAAAATATTGTTTCAGGTCAGTAGCCTGCTACAATTATAAGTTAAAAAGAGCCCGCATCAGTTATATGATGCGGGCTCTTTTATCTTAAAAAATTCATTCTAAAGTTAGATCATTTTCGAAGGATCAACCCATTCATCAAACTGCTCGCTGGTAAGCAAGCCGAGCTCTATGGCAGCTTCGCGCAATGTTGAGCCTTCGGCATGTGCCTTTTTAGCGATTTTTGCTGCATTTTCGTAACCAATATGCGTGTTAAGTGCTGTTACCAGCATGAGTGAATTTTCGAGATTTCGTTTAATAAACGGTTCATTAGCCTCGATACCCACCGCACAGTTATCGTTAAAAGAAACACATGCATCGCCCAAAAGACGAGCTGCCATAAGCAGATTGTAAATAATCACCGGTTTGAAAACATTCAGTTGAAAATGTCCTTGCATTGCTCCAACATTAATAGCTGCATCACAACCGATAACCTGGGCACAAACCATGGTAAGTGCTTCATTCTGTGTTGGATTTACTTTGCCAGGCATAATAGACGAGCCGGGCTCATTGGCCGGAAGGATAAGCTCGCCGATTCCACAACGCGGTCCAGAAGCAAGCAGCCTGGTATCGTTACCAATTTTCATCAGACTTACAGCCAATGTTTTAAGCGCGCCAGAGGTTTCTACCATGGCGTCATGTGCAGCAAGAGATTCAAACTTATTGTCAGCACTTACAAATGGATATCCTGAAAGTTCGGCAATTTTAAAAGCAACCAGGTTGGAATATCCTTTAGGCGTATTAATGCCGGTACCAACAGCTGTTCCTCCAAGAGCCAGTTCGGCCAAATGAGGCAAAGTATTACGCAAAGCTTTAATTCCATGTTCAAGTTGAGAGGCATAACCCGAAAATTCCTGTCCAAGAGTGAGTGGCGTGGCATCCATCAAATGCGTACGACCAATCTTCACAATGCTTTTAAACGCTTCAGCTTTGGCAGCCAGTGTTTTACGAAGTTTCTCCACTCCCGGGATGGTTACATCAACAACCATCTTATAAGCTGCAATCGACATGGCAGTTGGGAAAGTATCATTTGATGATTGGGATTTGTTGACATCATCATTCGGATGCACCGGGCTTTTTCCTTCGCCCAGTACTCCCCCGGCAAGCACATGTGCCCGGTTAGAGATCACCTCATTTACATTCATATTAGACTGGGTTCCTGAGCCGGTTTGCCAAACGACCAATGGAAATTGATCATCCAGTTTACCTTCAAGAATTTCATCACATACTTTGCCGATAAGCTCAGCCTTCTCCATTGAAAGCACCCCTAAATCGCGATTAGTAAAAGCAGCTGCCTTTTTCAGTATCGCAAAAGCTTTTATAATTTCCTTAGGCATGGTGCCATCACCAATTTTAAAATTCGTCAGCGAGCGTTGCGTTTGAGCTCCCCAGTATTTGTCAGCGGGAACCTCAATGTTTCCCATTGTGTCATGTTCAATTCTGGTTTTCATTTTATGTATGATTAAATTCAACTTAGGTCTTTTGTAAAAAAATTAAAGTATTGTTTCAACATTTGTGGCAGGATCTGCTATAACAGCCTGCTGATTGTGCACAACTATCGGCCTTTTAATCAACCGTGGATTTTCTGAAAGAACGTTTAACCATTCCTCATCAGTCAGTTCTTTCCCTTTCAGATGTTCCTTAAAATAATCTTCCTGGATACGTACCAAATCATATGGCTTTAATCCAAGTAATGCTACCAAATCCTTAAGTTCAGAAACCGATATTCCTTCGCGGATATATTCCTTAACTATGGGTTCATTGCACCGGGTTTTTACATATTCAAGTCCGGCTCTTGATTTCCTGCATTTGGGGTTATGGTAAACTATAGTCATCACATTTTGTTTTGAAAAAGTCTGTGTATGAAGATATTGGCAACAACAGCCAAATCAACTTTTGAATTTCAAACAAGATAGCAAAGATAAAACAAAGACAGGACTTAATTAAGCCCTGTCTTTGTTAATTTAAGCCGAGCAGTTGCCAGCTCTACTTATTCATACCCAAAGTTGCACATTATTAAGCAATCTCAGGTATTGCCCACTCAATCAACCAAGTATTTTCAATAACCAAAAATACGAAAGTGATTATTTATTTGACCACAATAAGTTTTCCTGAAGCAGTGTATCCCATTCCTGCAACTCTTAGCATATAAACGCCTTGCTGAAGATTATTAAACCTTACCACATCAGAGCTGCCTGGCATCAGATAAACTTCAGTATTCATAATTACCTGACCTACCTGATTGAAAACTGTAACCATATAATTCCCTGAAACAGCTGAATTTAAGGAGATAAAACCATTTCCGGCAGAAGGATTCGGGTAAACATTGAATGCACATTTTGAAACTTCCGGATTTGTCAGACCAACTGTACCTGCATTCACTATAACACTCCATACCTGAACGTCGGTTCCATTTTCAGCAGTTACAGTATAATTTACCGGTCCAGCTGAGAAATCTACAGCCTCTCCTGAAGCAGGAACTACGCTAGCGCCTTCGGAAACCAAAACCACAGGTGTGAGAGCAGTAAGAGAAGCTCCAAAAGGAATATGCGCAGTTACAGTATGATTCACAGCGTCTATGACAGCTGCTTCGGTTTGATTTATCAGTTCAAAAGCAACAATATCAGTTTCGCTGTTAGGTAAAATTTCGGCAGTTACAGTCACTACCCAAACCTGAATGTCACCATTTTCGGCAGTTACGGTATAATTTACCGGCCCGTTCGAAAAATCAACCGTTGCTCCAGAAGCAGGATTAATGGTTGCACCGTCCGATACGGTAATTACAGGGGCTAATGCTGAAAGGTTTGTTCCACTGGTTACTTCACAGGTAACAGTGTGGTTTTGGGCGTTAATGACCGCGGCACCGGTTTGATTAGTCAATACGAAGGTAAGAATATCGTTTTCGTTATTTAAAATCACCTGTTCGGTTACAGTCACTACCCAAACCTGAATGTCACCATTTTCGGCAGTTACGGTATAATTTACCGGCCCGTTCGAAAAATCAACCGTTGCTCCAGAAGCAGGATTAATGGTTGCACCGTCCGATACGGTAATTACAGGGGCTAATGCTGAAAGGTTTGTTCCACTGGTTACTTCACAGGTAACAGTGTGGTTTTGGGCGTTAATGACCGCGGCACCGGTTTGATTAGTCAATACGAAGGTAAGAATATCATTTTCGTTATTTAAAATCACCTGTTCGGTTACAGTCACCACCCAAACCTGAATGTCACCATTTTCGGCAGTTACGGTATAATTTACCGGCCCGTTCGAAAAATCAACCGTTGCTCCAGAAGCAGGATTAATGGTTGCACCGTTTGATACGGTAATTACAGGAGCTAATGCTGAAAGGTTTGTTCCACTGGTTACTTCACAGGTAACAGTGTGGTTTTGGGCGTTAATGACCGCGGCACCGGTTTGATTAGTCAATACGAAGGTAAGAATGTTGTTTTCGTTATTAAGACCGGTTGGTTCAGTAACCACAAGAATCTGGTTAATGGAAGGATTCTCAATAACCTGATGAATACCTGAAGGCCAATTGATGGTAATGCTGTCAATAGATGCCTGCGCACCAATACCAAACATTTGAGCAAGACTGCTTCCGCAATATTGGCCAGAAGTAGAAGAGACTTCGCGTGTTTGAGCAACTCCGTTTGCATAACATTTAACTCTTGCCCCAATGGCCGAGCGATTAGAAACAACACCAACCAAACGAACTGTGAGCCAATTATTTGATCCACCATTGTTCTGATAAAGACCGTGAATCAATGTAGTTGAATAAGATGGTGTAAAAATATCGGGATATCCGTTATGATCATAGTCGGCAATTGAAGAACAGTAATCTCTAAGAGGAGTGGTGGTAGCTTCATCAGCAGGCTGATTTGTAAAAGTTTCATCACCATTATTCAGATAGAGATAATTTAAGCGCCTGGTACTGCTGCCGTTATTGGATACGGTGAGGTCAAGGAAACCGTCATTATTCATATCCAGCCATGCTGAACCAAACGATGCACCTCCATCAATAGAAGGGGCGGCATTTACAAGGGTAAAGTTTCCCGCTCCATTATTCTTGTACAGAAAATTGTGCTTAACATCGGCAAAATCATTAACAGAGACAAACAAATCCAGCCAGCCATCATTGTTAAAATCACCCCATGAAGCGCCTTGAGTTAGCGCCAAATCATTTACAATAAGAGCTGTAGTATTTTTAGTAAAAGTACCATCACCGTTATTATGGTACAGGCAGTCGTTTTGTCCGGGAAGTTCTGAGTAGAAGTAATTCACTACAAACAAATCCTGGAATCCGTCGTTGTCGTAATCGGCCCAGCTGGCTGAATAAGTATTAAAATTATCGGTAACAATTTCACCTTCAGTAATTTTTGCAAACGTTCCATCTCCATTATTATGATATAGACAATTGGCTTCTGTGAAGTTGGAAACATAAAGATCGAGGAATCCATCATTGTCGTAATCGGCCCAGGCTGCGCCGAGCGACCATCCCTGGTCAGTAACTATGGCGCCATCAGTAATTCTGGTAAATACCCCATTCCCATCGTTTCTGAAAAGGAAATTTTGCGAGGCCTCCGGTCCGTTATTGCCGGTATTGCAAATATATAAATCAATATTGCCATCATTGTTATAATCGCCCCATGAACAGGCAATAGAAGGCCCGTCATTGTTATAGATAGCATTGTCAGTATCTTCGGTAAAAGTACCATCTCCATTGTTTGTAAACAGTGAGGTATGATAAGTGTCACTGTCAACAATAATTACATCATCAAACCCATCACCATTGTAGTCAGCCCATGAAGCACAATAAGGTTTTTTAGGAGTTTCCACAAGTGTACCGCTCAATACTTTTGTAAAATATTGTGCAGCAACTGGTTGCGCCAGATATAATACAAAGCCAATTAAAATCAAGCTTGTTCGCAGTATTAAGCTGCTTCGTCGCAAATTCAATGTGTAGTTTGTCTTCATAATGGTTATAGTTATGTTATTTTGAGATTCGGGAAACAGACCCTTACCAGTAAATTAAATCTTCTGCCACAAAATTACCTCACAACAAATCAGGCTGTAAGCGTATTTTTACCTGATTTAACAAAAGTTCACTTTTTAATTATCACCAAAGTTTGAGCTCGGTTGGAAAATAAACTCTTCCCTGCATTACCGTTTGGTAAGCATCTTTTAGCTGCAGAAGTGTTGGTGGTTTAAGAATAAAACCTTTTGCTCCGGCATTCATGGCGTCTCTGTAATACTTTTCCTCACCAAACATGGTAAGGAAAATAATCCTGAGCTGAGGATTTTGCTTTAAAGCCAGAACAGCAGCATCCATTCCACTGATACCCGGCAACCTGATATCCATAAATATAACATCAGGCAATATTTCATCGATTGTATTGAGAAATTGCTCTCCATCAACCAACTCAACTACTTCCTTCACTTCCGGAATTTCCTGAATCATCAGATTCAACCCCTTTCGAAATGCAGTGTGATCGTCAACTATTAATACTTTCGACATAGTAAAATCAATTGTCGACAAATATAGAATGGCACACAGAGGTTAAACAGCGTATAAATACGTGTTGTAAGAACAATAAAATAAAAGCGGGACTATATTTCAACCAAATGATTGCGAATAGAGTAGATGACCAAATCCACTACATTTCTGGTGGCTGTTTTTGCAATTAAATTAGCTCTGTGCCCTTCAACTGTACGGGGGCTTATAAACAGTTTATCAGCAATTTCCTGGGTCGTTAAACCATTTACTATCAATTTAAGCACATCCAGTTCCCGTTCGCTGAGCCTTTCATTCAAATCGTCGAGAAATATCCCCGGTTCTGCGGTAGATTTCCATTGTGCAATGTCAACCATCATTTCCGGCGAGAAATAGGTTTGCCCGTTGCAAACCTGACGTATGGCATTTTCAAGTTCTTCCCTGTTTGTGTTTTTTTGTAAAAATCCACACACTCCGGCTTCAGCCATCAATCTGAGGTATTTATGTTCACCAAACATGGTAAGCGCAATCACTCTCAATTCAGGATATTTCTCCATTGCAATTTTAGTAGCTTCCACCCCGTTCATTACCGGCATTTTAATATCCATCAGCACAACATCGGGCATTATTTGTTCAAGTAATGATAAAAATTCCGCCCCATTGGCGGCTTCACCTATTACTTTAAACTCATTACACTCATTGAGCATGATGCCAAGTCCTTTCAGGAAGATGGCATGATCATCAACCAACATTATTCTGAATATTTTCATAAGCATCAACCCGTTGTTTGGTTATGGTCTTTATCAGTATCTTCAGGCAATGTAACCTTAATAACTGAAACAAAATTATGGCCAGGCTCTGAGAAAAATGCACAAGTTCCGTTTACAGATTTCACCCGGCTGATGATATTTGACAAACCAAGGCCCTGAGAGCGGGATGACAGCATTTTTTGAACATCAAAACCAATCCCGTTGTCAGTATAAATGACTTCAAATTGATCTTCTTTTTTGATTAAGTCAATGCCGATTTTGCTGGCCGATGCGTGTTTCAATGTGTTATTGATAAGCTCGCTGATGACCCTGTACAGCGCGACCTCGGTTTGTTTAGGTAATCTATCGACTGATTTATCAACCTTCAAATCAACCCGTATGGTATTGGTTTTGTTTATTTTTTCAACATACACAGAAAGTGCTTCGATGAGGCCAAAATCATTTAAAAGATTAGGTGTGAGATTATTGGCAATTTCGCGGGTACTTTTAATTGACTCCTGCAAAAGCTCATCCGTCATTTTAATAAACTTACCCTGCTCTAATGGATTTCCCATACGGGCAGCAATAAGTTCGAGATGAATTTTAACAGTGGAAAGTAAAGGCCCCAAGCCATCATGTAAATCTTCCGAAAATCTTGCTCTTTCCCGCTCCTCCGTCTCAATAGTATTCCGTAATATCCGTTGTTCAATCAA contains:
- a CDS encoding VCBS repeat-containing protein; translation: MKTNYTLNLRRSSLILRTSLILIGFVLYLAQPVAAQYFTKVLSGTLVETPKKPYCASWADYNGDGFDDVIIVDSDTYHTSLFTNNGDGTFTEDTDNAIYNNDGPSIACSWGDYNNDGNIDLYICNTGNNGPEASQNFLFRNDGNGVFTRITDGAIVTDQGWSLGAAWADYDNDGFLDLYVSNFTEANCLYHNNGDGTFAKITEGEIVTDNFNTYSASWADYDNDGFQDLFVVNYFYSELPGQNDCLYHNNGDGTFTKNTTALIVNDLALTQGASWGDFNNDGWLDLFVSVNDFADVKHNFLYKNNGAGNFTLVNAAPSIDGGASFGSAWLDMNNDGFLDLTVSNNGSSTRRLNYLYLNNGDETFTNQPADEATTTPLRDYCSSIADYDHNGYPDIFTPSYSTTLIHGLYQNNGGSNNWLTVRLVGVVSNRSAIGARVKCYANGVAQTREVSSTSGQYCGSSLAQMFGIGAQASIDSITINWPSGIHQVIENPSINQILVVTEPTGLNNENNILTFVLTNQTGAAVINAQNHTVTCEVTSGTNLSALAPVITVSNGATINPASGATVDFSNGPVNYTVTAENGDIQVWVVTVTEQVILNNENDILTFVLTNQTGAAVINAQNHTVTCEVTSGTNLSALAPVITVSDGATINPASGATVDFSNGPVNYTVTAENGDIQVWVVTVTEQVILNNENDILTFVLTNQTGAAVINAQNHTVTCEVTSGTNLSALAPVITVSDGATINPASGATVDFSNGPVNYTVTAENGDIQVWVVTVTAEILPNSETDIVAFELINQTEAAVIDAVNHTVTAHIPFGASLTALTPVVLVSEGASVVPASGEAVDFSAGPVNYTVTAENGTDVQVWSVIVNAGTVGLTNPEVSKCAFNVYPNPSAGNGFISLNSAVSGNYMVTVFNQVGQVIMNTEVYLMPGSSDVVRFNNLQQGVYMLRVAGMGYTASGKLIVVK
- a CDS encoding response regulator transcription factor → MKIFRIMLVDDHAIFLKGLGIMLNECNEFKVIGEAANGAEFLSLLEQIMPDVVLMDIKMPVMNGVEATKIAMEKYPELRVIALTMFGEHKYLRLMAEAGVCGFLQKNTNREELENAIRQVCNGQTYFSPEMMVDIAQWKSTAEPGIFLDDLNERLSERELDVLKLIVNGLTTQEIADKLFISPRTVEGHRANLIAKTATRNVVDLVIYSIRNHLVEI
- a CDS encoding response regulator transcription factor, encoding MSKVLIVDDHTAFRKGLNLMIQEIPEVKEVVELVDGEQFLNTIDEILPDVIFMDIRLPGISGMDAAVLALKQNPQLRIIFLTMFGEEKYYRDAMNAGAKGFILKPPTLLQLKDAYQTVMQGRVYFPTELKLW